In Patescibacteria group bacterium, a genomic segment contains:
- the lexA gene encoding transcriptional repressor LexA translates to MPPILYSKERHLLDFIGQFIQRYGFAPTLQEMADAVGVRAVATIYEHLRSLEGKGFIKLTTGTKRGIELISRAGKPNNTQEEVAVELPVLGFIAAGEPLEPHTDPNLYFSVAPSLLSSGKPSYILQVKGQSLIEEGIFDGDYVVIQHQEDAQNGDIVVAVLRNGLATLKRIFFEEGRIRLQPANSQMSPIYVTEVKIQGKVVGVIRKY, encoded by the coding sequence ATGCCTCCTATTTTATACAGTAAAGAAAGACATCTTTTGGATTTTATTGGGCAATTTATTCAAAGATACGGTTTTGCTCCGACACTTCAGGAAATGGCTGATGCCGTTGGGGTTCGGGCGGTCGCCACGATTTATGAACATTTAAGAAGTCTTGAAGGAAAGGGCTTTATTAAATTAACGACCGGGACCAAAAGAGGCATTGAACTGATAAGCCGAGCCGGCAAACCAAACAATACTCAAGAAGAGGTAGCGGTCGAATTGCCGGTTTTGGGTTTTATTGCTGCCGGAGAGCCTCTGGAACCCCACACTGACCCCAATCTTTATTTTTCCGTCGCCCCGAGTTTGCTTTCTTCGGGAAAGCCGTCTTATATTTTACAGGTTAAAGGCCAATCTTTAATCGAAGAGGGTATTTTCGACGGCGATTATGTCGTTATCCAGCATCAGGAAGACGCTCAAAACGGCGATATCGTCGTGGCCGTTTTGAGAAACGGTTTGGCCACTTTAAAAAGAATCTTTTTTGAAGAGGGACGAATCAGATTGCAGCCGGCCAACTCGCAGATGTCGCCTATTTATGTTACCGAGGTAAAAATACAGGGCAAAGTCGTCGGCGTCATTCGTAAATATTAA
- the uvrB gene encoding excinuclease ABC subunit UvrB, whose amino-acid sequence MMFKLRSSFKPIGDQPQAIKGLIDGLKKDYSDQVLLGVTGSGKTFTLANVIAHLQKPTLVISHNKTLAAQLYQEFRDFFPQNAVSYFVSYYDYYQPESYLPQTDTYIEKETEINDLIDKLRLQATTNLMTRKDTIIVASVSCIYNIGSPKEYGHFVLNLELGQSIEREQILKKLVRLQYERSDYVFIQGTYRVRGETLDIFPAYEDFAYRVELENARVKMISKIDPLNSQKLKSAKAEVKTLVIYPAKHYMTDPETTEKSFGQIREDLEKQLQKFKKERKFLEAQRLKSRVNYDLEMIKEVGFVNGIENYSRYFDGRQAGDPPFTLLDYFNEPYKKDWLCVIDESHMTVPQLNGMYRGDRSRKETLINFGFRLPAALDNRPLKFDEFTRRLPQTIYVSATPSPWEISRSQQVVEQLIRPTGLLDPEIILKESQGQIDDLIQRIDERVKAGERVLVTTLTKRMAEDLAAYLEERGTKVHYLHADVETLDRTDILDDLREGKYDVLVGINLLREGLDLPEVSLVAILDADKEGFLRSETSLIQTMGRAARHLHGQVVMYADKITGSMQRAIDEVGRRRKKQLAYNLKFKITPASIKKPIREKLVKRPKIKEEKEKLSKIEVDQLTPEDKKRLLARLNRQMREASKNLDFELAVKIRDQIKKL is encoded by the coding sequence ATGATGTTTAAGTTGCGTTCTTCTTTTAAGCCGATCGGCGACCAGCCGCAGGCCATTAAAGGCCTAATTGACGGCCTTAAGAAAGACTATTCTGATCAGGTTCTTCTGGGTGTGACCGGTTCCGGGAAAACCTTTACCTTGGCTAATGTCATCGCCCATCTTCAAAAACCGACTTTGGTTATTTCCCATAACAAAACTTTGGCCGCCCAGCTTTATCAGGAATTTCGCGATTTCTTTCCCCAAAACGCCGTTTCTTATTTTGTTTCTTATTATGATTATTATCAACCGGAATCATATCTTCCCCAAACCGATACCTATATCGAAAAGGAAACGGAAATCAACGATTTAATCGATAAGCTAAGGCTTCAGGCAACGACGAATTTAATGACCAGAAAAGATACGATTATTGTGGCTTCGGTTTCATGTATTTACAATATCGGCTCGCCGAAAGAATACGGTCATTTTGTTCTTAATCTTGAATTAGGCCAAAGTATCGAAAGAGAACAAATTTTAAAAAAATTGGTAAGGCTTCAATATGAAAGATCGGACTATGTCTTTATTCAGGGAACTTATCGTGTCAGAGGAGAAACTTTGGATATTTTTCCGGCTTACGAAGATTTTGCTTACCGTGTGGAATTGGAAAACGCCCGGGTTAAAATGATTTCTAAAATTGACCCTTTAAATAGTCAGAAACTTAAAAGTGCCAAGGCAGAAGTTAAAACTCTGGTTATCTATCCGGCCAAACATTATATGACTGACCCGGAAACAACGGAAAAATCTTTTGGTCAGATAAGGGAAGATTTAGAAAAACAGTTGCAAAAATTTAAAAAAGAAAGAAAATTTTTAGAAGCCCAAAGGCTTAAAAGCCGGGTTAACTACGATTTGGAAATGATTAAGGAAGTGGGTTTCGTCAACGGCATTGAAAATTATTCAAGATATTTCGACGGTAGGCAAGCAGGAGATCCGCCCTTTACCCTTTTGGATTATTTTAACGAGCCTTATAAAAAAGACTGGTTATGCGTGATTGATGAATCTCATATGACGGTGCCGCAACTTAACGGCATGTATCGTGGTGACCGCTCGCGCAAGGAAACCTTAATCAATTTTGGTTTTCGACTACCCGCGGCTTTGGATAACCGGCCCCTGAAATTTGACGAATTTACAAGACGTCTTCCTCAAACCATTTACGTTTCCGCCACCCCTTCTCCTTGGGAAATCAGCCGTTCTCAACAGGTTGTCGAACAACTGATAAGGCCGACCGGTCTTTTGGATCCGGAAATTATTCTTAAAGAAAGCCAGGGACAAATTGATGATTTAATCCAAAGAATTGACGAAAGAGTTAAAGCCGGTGAAAGAGTTTTGGTGACGACCTTAACAAAAAGAATGGCAGAGGATTTAGCTGCCTATCTGGAGGAAAGAGGCACCAAAGTTCATTATCTTCATGCGGACGTTGAGACTTTGGACCGAACGGACATTCTTGATGACTTAAGAGAGGGAAAATATGATGTTTTGGTTGGTATCAATCTCTTAAGAGAGGGTCTTGATTTACCGGAAGTTTCGCTGGTGGCCATTCTGGATGCTGATAAGGAAGGTTTTTTACGTTCGGAAACAAGCTTAATTCAAACCATGGGCCGGGCGGCCCGTCATCTTCACGGACAAGTTGTCATGTACGCTGATAAAATTACCGGATCAATGCAACGGGCCATTGATGAGGTTGGGCGCCGGCGAAAAAAACAATTGGCTTATAATCTAAAATTTAAGATCACACCTGCGTCAATTAAAAAACCCATCAGGGAAAAATTAGTCAAAAGACCCAAAATAAAGGAAGAAAAGGAAAAACTTTCTAAAATTGAAGTTGACCAGCTGACGCCTGAAGATAAAAAGAGATTACTGGCAAGGTTAAATCGGCAAATGCGGGAGGCTTCAAAAAATTTAGATTTTGAACTGGCGGTAAAAATTAGAGATCAAATTAAGAAATTGTGA
- the uvrA gene encoding excinuclease ABC subunit UvrA, translated as MQDEIIIRGARVHNLKNVDAKIPKNKLVVFTGLSGSGKSSMAFDTIYAEGQRRYVESLSAYARQFLGVMDKPDVDSIEGLSPAISIDQKSVSHNPRSTVGTVTEIYDYLRLLFARIGHPHCPNCGREISQQSSQQVVEQTLSLTTKILDSKKQVRLMILSPVVRDRRGEFKELFKNLQSKGFQKIRIDKQTYSLTDDLTLIKTNKHTIEAVIDQLTIDKILLRHQDKLLNLKTRLNDSIEQALKLADGLVIVAEVLDADFNFPEKPQKFADHLFSEHFSCPVCNLSLPPLEPRTFSFNSPYGACPQCSGLGTLLKVDETLVLNPNLSITEGGLLPFAKAFFHETWFSRIILNVCQKQNINPRLPLSSLSAEQKRILLYGTGEEIHVVEGKNRFGSLTHIHETFAGIIFELERHYRETESDYVRLEIEKYMRREICPECRGGRLKKEVLSITINGQSIIEITNLSIREALSWINNLSLHLSVREQTIAHLVIKEIKTRLSFLNSVGLDYLTVDRGTQTLAGGEAQRIRLASQIGSGLSGVLYVLDEPSIGLHPRDNHKLIETLRNLRDLGNTVIVVEHDREMIESADFIFDFGPGAGDHGGQIVATGTLNQIKNHQDSLTGAYLAERKKIKVEPSSASSAAHFLKINGCQQFNLKKIDVSFPLGKFICVTGVSGSGKSTLIVETLYHALAQKINPYHREKPGKFESLEGLDYVNKIILIDQSPIGRTPRSNPVTYTGAFNFIRDLFAQTPEAKVRGYKTGRFSFNVKGGRCEACEGEGQIKIEMQFLPDVYVDCEVCHGQRYNHETLEVTFKGKNIAEILDMTVEEALVFFTHIPTLVDKLQTLTDVGLSYMHLGQPAPTLSGGEAQRVKLASELSKRATGKTLYILDEPTTGLHFADLEKLLLVLKQLVQKGNTVVIIEHNLDVIKNADYLIDLGPEGGDKGGYLVASGTPYEVSLKRKESQTGQFLARIL; from the coding sequence ATGCAAGATGAAATTATTATCCGGGGAGCCAGGGTTCATAATCTCAAAAACGTTGATGCAAAGATTCCCAAAAATAAACTCGTCGTTTTTACGGGTTTATCCGGCAGCGGCAAGTCTTCCATGGCTTTTGATACCATTTACGCCGAGGGACAAAGACGCTACGTTGAATCCCTTTCTGCTTATGCCCGGCAATTCTTAGGCGTTATGGATAAACCCGACGTTGATTCTATCGAGGGACTTTCTCCGGCCATTTCGATTGATCAAAAATCCGTCTCTCATAACCCGCGCTCCACGGTCGGAACCGTCACCGAAATTTATGATTATTTAAGGTTGCTTTTTGCCCGCATCGGTCATCCTCATTGTCCGAATTGCGGTCGGGAAATCAGCCAGCAGTCAAGTCAACAGGTTGTTGAACAAACCCTAAGTTTAACCACAAAAATTTTAGACTCAAAAAAACAAGTCCGACTAATGATTCTTTCGCCGGTGGTCAGGGATCGCAGGGGAGAATTTAAGGAACTTTTTAAAAATCTTCAAAGCAAAGGTTTCCAAAAGATAAGAATTGACAAACAAACTTATTCCCTAACAGACGACCTTACCCTTATCAAAACCAATAAACACACGATCGAGGCGGTTATTGACCAGCTGACGATTGATAAAATCCTTCTGCGGCATCAGGATAAATTACTTAATCTTAAAACCCGGTTAAACGACAGTATTGAACAGGCGTTAAAATTAGCCGATGGCTTAGTTATCGTGGCTGAAGTTTTGGATGCTGATTTTAATTTTCCGGAAAAACCCCAAAAATTTGCCGATCATCTTTTTTCCGAACATTTCTCCTGTCCTGTCTGTAACTTAAGTTTACCACCCCTTGAACCCCGAACTTTTTCTTTTAATTCGCCTTACGGCGCCTGTCCTCAATGCTCCGGATTGGGAACTCTTTTGAAAGTTGATGAAACTTTAGTTTTAAATCCCAATTTATCCATTACCGAAGGCGGTCTTCTTCCTTTTGCGAAGGCTTTTTTCCATGAAACTTGGTTTTCCCGAATTATTTTAAACGTCTGTCAAAAACAAAACATCAACCCGCGTTTGCCGCTTTCTTCTTTATCGGCAGAACAAAAAAGAATTCTTCTTTACGGAACCGGGGAGGAAATCCATGTTGTTGAAGGAAAAAATCGTTTCGGCAGTTTAACTCATATCCATGAAACTTTTGCCGGGATTATCTTTGAATTAGAAAGACACTATCGGGAAACCGAATCTGATTATGTGAGGCTTGAAATAGAAAAATACATGCGGCGGGAAATTTGTCCCGAATGCCGGGGCGGAAGACTTAAAAAGGAAGTCCTGTCGATCACGATTAACGGGCAATCAATTATTGAAATCACCAATTTATCAATCAGGGAAGCTTTGTCCTGGATTAACAATCTAAGCCTTCATCTTTCCGTTAGGGAGCAAACCATTGCTCACTTGGTGATCAAGGAAATTAAAACCCGGCTTAGCTTTTTAAACTCGGTCGGTTTGGATTACTTAACCGTCGATCGGGGAACCCAAACCCTAGCCGGTGGGGAAGCCCAAAGAATCAGACTGGCTTCTCAAATCGGTTCCGGACTTTCCGGTGTTTTATATGTTTTAGATGAGCCGTCCATTGGTTTGCATCCAAGGGACAATCACAAGCTCATTGAGACCTTAAGAAATCTTCGCGATTTAGGCAATACCGTTATCGTCGTCGAGCACGACCGGGAGATGATCGAATCCGCCGATTTTATTTTTGATTTTGGGCCGGGTGCCGGTGATCATGGCGGTCAAATTGTGGCGACGGGAACTTTAAACCAGATAAAAAATCATCAAGATTCTTTAACGGGGGCGTATTTGGCGGAAAGGAAAAAGATTAAAGTCGAACCGTCTTCCGCTTCTTCCGCCGCTCATTTTTTAAAAATTAACGGCTGCCAACAGTTTAATCTTAAAAAGATTGATGTCTCTTTTCCTTTAGGCAAGTTTATTTGCGTTACCGGCGTTTCCGGTTCCGGCAAATCAACCCTCATTGTGGAAACCCTTTATCACGCTTTAGCCCAAAAAATTAATCCCTACCATCGGGAAAAACCAGGCAAATTTGAAAGCCTTGAAGGTCTGGATTATGTCAATAAAATTATTTTGATTGATCAGTCGCCGATTGGCCGGACACCAAGATCAAATCCGGTAACTTATACCGGCGCTTTTAATTTTATCCGCGATTTATTCGCTCAAACACCCGAAGCTAAAGTCCGCGGCTATAAAACCGGAAGATTTTCCTTTAATGTTAAGGGGGGAAGATGTGAAGCCTGTGAGGGCGAAGGTCAAATAAAAATCGAGATGCAATTTTTACCCGATGTTTATGTGGATTGCGAAGTCTGCCATGGTCAAAGATATAACCATGAAACTCTCGAAGTCACCTTTAAGGGCAAAAACATCGCCGAAATCTTAGACATGACCGTTGAGGAAGCTTTAGTTTTCTTTACCCATATCCCGACGCTTGTTGATAAACTGCAAACTTTAACCGATGTTGGTTTGTCTTACATGCATTTAGGGCAGCCGGCGCCAACTCTGTCAGGCGGGGAGGCGCAAAGAGTTAAATTGGCCAGTGAGCTTTCCAAGAGAGCCACGGGGAAGACTTTGTATATTTTAGACGAACCTACCACGGGACTTCATTTTGCCGATTTAGAAAAATTGCTCCTGGTTCTCAAACAATTAGTGCAAAAGGGCAATACGGTCGTTATCATCGAACATAATCTTGATGTCATCAAAAACGCCGATTATCTTATTGATTTAGGCCCCGAGGGCGGAGACAAAGGAGGATACTTAGTTGCCAGCGGGACACCTTACGAGGTATCCTTAAAAAGGAAAGAGTCTCAAACAGGCCAATTTCTGGCAAGAATACTTTAG
- a CDS encoding transglutaminase-like domain-containing protein: protein MIKFFFVVFSFFFSFLFFFAKDARASNEFSSAYDLTFEVKNDAKTFVLQNIHLTNLTTNYYASEYTLILGTDKIEQIEAFDGQGPLKIKVEKNFEQTKIHVQFNEKIVGLGKILNWTLKYQSLEIAKKLGRIWEINIPRLSAEENPTFYNVSLLVPPVFNEPAYVFPQPKNRYYWTLHEGSKDGISLAFGDWQGFKFDLNYHLENKQLLSGKTEIALPADTPYQKIILKNINPKPKKIRVDHDGNWLAEYFLLPKQKLDVKVSGSVKIFAQEQPDYPKDDGASVYHNYLKTEEFWEQNEKIKELAKQLKTPREIYDYVIKTLNYDYERANQETKRLGAAAILTQPQKAICMEFTDLFIALARSSNLPAREVDGFAYTSNSKLKPLSLVTDVLHSWPEYWDKDKNLWVQIDPTWGKTSQMNYFDRFDFNHFAFVIRGLSSKEPYPAGSYRSQSGGKDVLVEFSDDIPQETTQNPKVEIVFPKKYLAGLPLKGKVIISNPNRTALYNLKPSLNSSFQIKNHDLEIPILPPQAEKIMEIEIPNNDFFLNALGLVTLSLDGRPYTARINIISLPLLIIPLVILIVSLGFLLCHVGKKIWTRIF from the coding sequence ATGATCAAGTTTTTTTTCGTCGTTTTCTCTTTTTTCTTTTCTTTTCTTTTCTTCTTTGCCAAAGACGCCCGGGCTTCTAATGAATTTTCTTCAGCTTATGATCTGACTTTCGAGGTCAAAAATGACGCCAAAACTTTTGTTTTACAAAATATCCATTTAACAAATTTAACGACCAATTATTACGCTTCCGAATACACCCTGATTTTGGGAACCGATAAAATTGAACAAATAGAAGCTTTTGACGGTCAAGGACCATTAAAAATCAAGGTGGAAAAAAATTTCGAGCAAACCAAAATTCATGTTCAATTTAACGAAAAAATTGTCGGTTTGGGGAAAATTTTAAACTGGACTTTAAAATACCAAAGTTTGGAAATTGCCAAAAAATTAGGCAGAATCTGGGAAATTAACATTCCCAGATTGTCTGCCGAAGAGAACCCGACCTTCTATAACGTTTCTCTCCTCGTCCCTCCGGTTTTTAATGAGCCGGCCTATGTTTTCCCGCAGCCTAAAAATCGCTATTACTGGACGCTTCATGAGGGTTCAAAAGACGGGATCAGTCTGGCTTTCGGTGACTGGCAAGGATTTAAATTTGATCTTAATTATCATCTTGAAAATAAGCAACTTCTTTCCGGAAAAACGGAAATTGCTTTACCGGCAGACACACCTTACCAAAAGATAATTCTTAAAAATATTAACCCCAAACCTAAAAAAATCAGGGTTGATCATGATGGCAATTGGTTAGCCGAGTATTTTCTTTTACCCAAACAAAAACTTGACGTTAAGGTTTCCGGTTCGGTGAAGATTTTTGCCCAAGAACAACCCGATTACCCGAAAGACGACGGCGCTTCTGTTTACCATAATTATTTAAAGACGGAAGAATTTTGGGAGCAAAATGAAAAGATAAAAGAGCTTGCTAAGCAATTAAAAACGCCGCGCGAGATCTATGATTACGTTATTAAAACTCTAAATTATGATTACGAACGCGCTAATCAGGAAACCAAGCGTCTGGGAGCGGCGGCAATTTTAACCCAGCCTCAAAAGGCTATTTGTATGGAATTCACTGATCTTTTCATTGCTTTAGCCAGAAGTTCAAATCTTCCCGCGCGTGAAGTTGATGGTTTTGCTTACACCAGCAATTCAAAACTAAAACCTCTGTCTTTAGTCACCGATGTTTTACATTCCTGGCCGGAATATTGGGATAAAGATAAAAATCTTTGGGTGCAAATTGATCCGACCTGGGGGAAAACCAGCCAGATGAATTATTTTGACCGCTTTGATTTTAATCATTTTGCTTTTGTCATCAGGGGTTTAAGTTCTAAAGAACCCTATCCCGCCGGTTCCTATCGAAGCCAAAGTGGCGGTAAAGACGTCCTGGTTGAATTTAGCGATGATATCCCGCAAGAAACGACGCAAAACCCAAAGGTCGAAATCGTTTTCCCCAAAAAATATCTTGCCGGTTTGCCCTTAAAAGGCAAAGTTATTATTTCTAACCCGAACCGGACCGCTCTTTATAATTTAAAACCAAGCCTTAATTCCTCGTTCCAAATCAAGAATCATGATCTTGAAATCCCCATTTTGCCGCCTCAAGCCGAAAAAATCATGGAGATAGAAATTCCTAATAACGATTTTTTCCTTAATGCTTTAGGCTTGGTAACTTTAAGCTTGGATGGCCGACCTTACACGGCCAGGATAAACATTATTTCTTTGCCATTATTAATCATCCCGCTCGTTATTTTAATCGTCAGCTTAGGTTTTCTCCTTTGTCATGTTGGGAAAAAAATATGGACCAGAATCTTTTGA
- a CDS encoding GIY-YIG nuclease family protein, whose protein sequence is MDQNLLNDLKGLPQTPGVYLFADKENQILYVGKALNLQHRVRSYKNVLDPKTKLLFSQVAKINHIKVFSEFEALLLESSLIKKYQPKYNLRLKDDKSFLYIAVTPEEYPKVLSVRKNDLTQTKYLFGPFPSAKTVKEVLFFLRKIFPYCSQKGKNLKPCFWHHLKLCDPCPGEINKLIGEEKKKQKQIYLRNLKNLAAVLSGESKNLIKNLTSQMQLAAKQQNFEQALTLRDQREKLNWLTGSYYRTGLYLEKPNFFEEEQQNELKTLKKLLKLPSLKKIEGYDLSNLSGLFASGSMVVFADGIMAPDQYRRFKIKRIGQPNDVGMLTEVLTRRLKHQEWTYPDLIMVDGGQTQVSAALKIINLANLDIPVIGLAKKMERIIYKDGLLWRKLKLDETDAGLNLLKRIRDESHRFALAYHFKLREKTLGLT, encoded by the coding sequence ATGGACCAGAATCTTTTGAACGACCTAAAAGGTTTGCCACAAACGCCGGGGGTTTATTTGTTTGCCGACAAAGAAAACCAAATTCTTTATGTCGGCAAGGCTCTGAATCTTCAGCATAGAGTCCGAAGTTATAAAAACGTCCTTGACCCAAAAACAAAACTTTTGTTCAGTCAGGTTGCCAAAATCAACCATATCAAAGTCTTTTCGGAATTTGAAGCGCTTTTGCTGGAAAGCTCCTTAATCAAAAAATATCAACCCAAATATAATTTAAGATTAAAAGACGATAAAAGTTTTTTATACATCGCCGTAACGCCGGAAGAATATCCTAAGGTTTTAAGCGTCAGAAAAAACGATTTGACCCAAACCAAATATCTCTTTGGCCCTTTTCCTTCTGCAAAAACCGTTAAAGAGGTTTTGTTTTTTTTAAGAAAGATTTTTCCTTACTGCAGCCAGAAAGGCAAAAACTTAAAACCGTGTTTTTGGCATCATCTAAAACTCTGCGACCCTTGCCCCGGTGAAATTAATAAATTAATTGGGGAAGAAAAGAAAAAACAAAAACAAATTTATCTTCGCAATCTAAAAAATTTGGCGGCTGTTTTATCGGGTGAATCCAAGAACTTAATCAAAAATTTAACCTCGCAAATGCAATTGGCAGCCAAACAACAAAATTTCGAACAGGCCTTAACATTGCGCGATCAAAGAGAAAAACTAAACTGGTTAACCGGTTCTTATTATCGAACCGGTCTTTATTTGGAAAAACCCAATTTTTTTGAAGAAGAACAGCAAAATGAGTTAAAAACTCTGAAAAAATTATTGAAGTTGCCCTCGTTAAAAAAAATTGAGGGTTATGATCTTTCCAATCTTTCCGGTCTTTTTGCCTCCGGCTCAATGGTCGTCTTTGCTGATGGCATCATGGCTCCTGATCAATACCGGCGCTTTAAAATAAAAAGAATCGGTCAGCCTAACGACGTCGGCATGCTCACCGAGGTTTTAACCCGGCGGCTTAAGCATCAAGAATGGACTTATCCAGATTTAATTATGGTTGACGGCGGTCAGACTCAAGTTTCCGCGGCCTTAAAAATCATTAATTTGGCCAATTTAGATATTCCGGTGATCGGCTTAGCTAAAAAAATGGAGCGGATTATCTATAAAGATGGTCTTCTTTGGCGAAAACTAAAATTGGACGAAACCGATGCCGGCCTTAACCTTTTAAAAAGAATCAGAGACGAATCGCACCGTTTTGCTTTAGCTTATCATTTTAAGCTAAGAGAGAAAACTTTGGGTTTGACATAA
- a CDS encoding phage holin family protein translates to MKTLLRLFLYSTFALWLTQVVSGGLKIAGGLETQIIAGAALAFIYLFVKPILKLFFLPINLLSLGLLSWLINVAILYVLTLMVPQITISAWQFSGLSYQGFSLPSYYFSQTTSFVASALILSFFINFLVWLSK, encoded by the coding sequence ATGAAGACATTATTAAGGTTATTTCTCTACAGTACCTTTGCTCTGTGGCTGACCCAGGTTGTTTCCGGCGGCTTAAAAATAGCCGGCGGTTTAGAAACGCAAATTATTGCCGGCGCCGCCTTAGCCTTTATTTATCTTTTCGTTAAACCCATCTTAAAACTCTTTTTTTTACCCATCAATCTTCTTTCTTTAGGACTCTTATCTTGGCTTATTAACGTGGCGATTTTATATGTGTTAACCCTGATGGTTCCCCAAATTACCATCTCGGCTTGGCAATTTTCTGGTTTATCTTATCAGGGATTTTCCCTCCCTTCTTATTATTTCAGCCAGACGACTTCTTTTGTGGCCTCCGCTCTTATCTTAAGCTTTTTTATTAATTTTTTAGTTTGGCTTTCTAAATGA
- a CDS encoding YvcK family protein → MNNQPKIVCIGGGTGTFVVLRGLKYHPYKLSAIVSMSDSGGSNKRIRDEFGLLPTSDLRQCLVALSEENGGVGLLRKLFMYRFEKGQGISGMTFGNLFMAALADILGSQEEAIKQTGKVLRIHGTVIPVTFTKTNLYAEYENGQVLKEEHLIDEPPHDGTLKITDIYLKPKAKANPEALNVLREADLIVLGPGDLYTSLLPNLLIGEISNSLKKARGKIVYVMNLMTKYGQTYNYSAMDHLRVIEQLIGKSVNYIILNNGRLNETTLKVYAKYHESPVLNDLSENDYFKIIKADVANRGTFKKSRADALVRSLIRHDSKKLAQTLVDIISSERGNL, encoded by the coding sequence ATGAATAATCAACCCAAAATTGTCTGCATCGGCGGCGGCACGGGAACTTTTGTTGTCCTAAGGGGCCTTAAATATCATCCTTATAAGCTTTCGGCCATTGTCAGCATGAGTGATTCCGGAGGCAGCAATAAAAGAATCAGAGACGAATTTGGTTTGTTGCCGACTTCTGATTTACGTCAATGTCTGGTGGCTCTTTCCGAGGAAAATGGCGGGGTAGGACTTTTAAGAAAATTGTTCATGTATCGCTTTGAAAAAGGCCAGGGTATTTCCGGAATGACTTTTGGGAATCTTTTCATGGCGGCGCTTGCTGATATTTTAGGCTCCCAGGAAGAAGCCATCAAGCAAACCGGCAAAGTTTTGCGGATTCACGGCACGGTGATTCCGGTCACCTTTACCAAGACGAATTTATACGCTGAATACGAAAATGGTCAAGTTCTTAAAGAAGAGCATCTGATTGATGAACCGCCCCATGATGGCACTTTAAAAATTACCGATATCTACCTTAAACCCAAGGCCAAAGCCAACCCCGAAGCGTTAAATGTGCTCAGGGAAGCCGACCTTATTGTTTTAGGTCCGGGCGATCTTTATACCAGTCTTTTACCTAATTTATTAATTGGCGAAATTTCGAACTCTCTTAAAAAAGCTCGGGGCAAAATTGTTTACGTCATGAATTTAATGACAAAATACGGTCAAACCTATAATTACTCGGCCATGGATCATTTAAGAGTCATTGAGCAATTGATCGGCAAATCTGTCAATTATATTATTTTGAATAACGGGCGTTTAAACGAAACGACTTTAAAGGTCTACGCGAAATATCACGAATCTCCGGTTTTAAACGACTTAAGCGAAAATGACTATTTTAAAATCATTAAAGCTGACGTTGCCAATCGAGGCACTTTTAAGAAGTCTAGGGCCGATGCCTTGGTTCGCAGTTTAATTCGTCATGACAGTAAAAAATTAGCCCAAACGCTTGTTGATATTATTTCATCAGAAAGAGGTAACTTATGA
- the secG gene encoding preprotein translocase subunit SecG — translation MNNILLIIQIIVSVLLIAAILLQNRGQGLSASFGGSGEFYRSKRGLEKILFWLTVILVGLFLITSLVNLVL, via the coding sequence ATGAATAACATCCTGTTAATTATCCAAATTATTGTCTCTGTCCTTTTAATTGCCGCCATTTTATTACAAAATAGGGGACAAGGACTCTCGGCAAGTTTTGGCGGCAGCGGCGAATTTTACCGTTCTAAAAGAGGCCTGGAAAAAATTCTTTTTTGGTTGACGGTTATTTTGGTTGGTCTCTTCCTAATAACTTCTCTGGTTAATCTCGTGCTTTAG